In one Nitrospira sp. CR1.1 genomic region, the following are encoded:
- a CDS encoding DUF1049 domain-containing protein — protein sequence MIRLILVGTVLLLALSFFLQNQEQEVTLRYFFGLRSASILIYKPILAAFGVGLLVSGILLFPAWVRGRIELRRKTKALQEAEVDLERLRQALDKAARRVGTSSDIPSEGEPVDG from the coding sequence TTGATCCGCTTGATATTGGTAGGGACGGTACTGCTGCTGGCGCTGTCGTTCTTTCTTCAGAATCAAGAACAGGAGGTCACTCTCCGGTATTTCTTCGGCCTTCGATCGGCTTCGATTCTGATCTATAAGCCGATCCTGGCCGCCTTCGGCGTCGGCCTGCTGGTGTCCGGTATTCTGCTCTTTCCGGCCTGGGTCCGCGGACGGATCGAACTTCGTCGCAAAACCAAGGCTCTGCAGGAAGCCGAAGTCGATTTGGAACGGCTGCGCCAGGCGCTCGACAAAGCCGCCCGCCGCGTAGGCACCTCTTCTGACATCCCCTCTGAGGGAGAACCCGTCGATGGGTGA
- the mutS gene encoding DNA mismatch repair protein MutS, with translation MGDADGTPLMRQYREIKQAYRDAILFFRVGDFYEMFQEDAIEASKLLSIALTSRDKSSDTPIPLCGVPYHAATNYIAKLLRAGRTVALCEQVEDPKLAKGLVRREVVRLYTPGTLIDSEFLPSSESNVLAAVASRLRPVGHDLTQCSFGLATLEVSTGEYWLCEFHGPQAHIALMDELARLDPKELLYAEGVPPRESSWMAELTGPRCCAQPANWFELDTGRAMLQEHFQVHSLDAFGCHQLTLGIQAGAAVLRYVRETQPSASLDHIRHLRVRQPHDAMHLDSVTIRNLELVKPAGRWDETLSSRSPHTLLGVLDRTVTAMGSRLLREWLLRPLVTCAPIEARLTAVDELKQSIDPRVRLRTALRTVQDISRLCSRMSLGAANPRDMLALKLSLSSLPAIQADLSSLQAPLLADLAASWDNAQDLYELIERAILPDAPISIRDGGIVKDGYHPEVDELRKASREGKGWIAGLEAKERARTGAESLKIRYNQVFGYYIELTKANLAKVPPDYIRKQTLVNAERFMTAELKELEERVTGADVKLMALEQSLFEQLRTGLAAETARLQDISRRLAVLDVLTALAETAGLNRYVRPTIDTGDGLHIKQGRHPVVERLDLSGGFIPNDTHLDLQTSRLHILTGPNMAGKSTYLRQVALIALMAQMGSFVPAAEARIGLVDRIFTRVGASDNLAGGQSTFMVEMTESAHILNCATVRSLILLDEIGRGTSTYDGLSIAWAIAEFIQDPQRLGARTLFATHYHEMTQLERLRTGITNYSVAVKERAGKVLFLRKIVQGGADRSYGIHVAQLAGLPETVIQRARAVLAQLESTTSPHPIHETQQALQFDSTLPAPHPMLEEVRQMDLFSMTPLDALNRLAAWQQRLLSE, from the coding sequence ATGGGTGACGCTGACGGCACGCCGTTGATGCGGCAGTACCGCGAGATCAAGCAGGCCTACCGTGATGCCATCCTGTTTTTCCGGGTCGGCGATTTCTATGAAATGTTTCAGGAAGACGCGATCGAAGCCTCCAAGCTTCTCTCGATTGCGCTGACGTCCCGGGATAAATCCAGCGACACGCCCATTCCACTGTGTGGCGTTCCCTATCATGCCGCGACAAATTATATCGCCAAGCTGCTTCGCGCGGGCCGAACGGTCGCCCTGTGTGAGCAAGTCGAAGACCCGAAACTAGCCAAGGGCCTGGTCCGACGGGAAGTCGTCCGGCTCTACACCCCCGGCACACTCATTGATAGCGAATTCCTGCCCTCCTCGGAATCCAACGTCCTGGCAGCCGTGGCGTCCCGTCTTCGCCCTGTGGGGCACGACTTGACACAGTGCTCCTTCGGGCTCGCGACGCTTGAGGTGTCAACCGGAGAGTACTGGCTCTGTGAATTCCATGGGCCGCAGGCACACATCGCCCTCATGGACGAACTCGCACGCCTTGACCCGAAAGAGCTGCTGTATGCCGAAGGAGTTCCACCGAGAGAATCATCCTGGATGGCTGAATTGACCGGACCTCGCTGCTGCGCGCAACCGGCGAACTGGTTTGAGTTGGACACCGGTCGCGCCATGCTCCAAGAACACTTCCAAGTGCATTCGCTGGACGCCTTCGGGTGCCACCAGCTCACATTGGGCATCCAGGCCGGTGCAGCGGTATTGCGCTATGTCAGGGAGACACAGCCATCGGCCTCGCTCGACCATATTCGACACCTGCGGGTCAGACAGCCTCACGACGCCATGCATCTGGACAGCGTCACCATCCGCAACCTGGAACTCGTCAAGCCTGCGGGAAGATGGGACGAAACATTGAGTAGCCGCTCGCCTCATACGCTACTCGGTGTCCTCGACCGCACCGTCACTGCGATGGGAAGCCGGTTGCTCCGCGAGTGGCTCCTGCGCCCTCTGGTTACTTGCGCTCCGATCGAAGCGCGCCTCACTGCAGTCGATGAACTCAAACAGAGTATTGATCCGCGCGTTCGTCTTCGAACGGCACTACGAACCGTCCAAGACATTTCACGGCTCTGCAGCCGGATGTCTCTCGGAGCGGCCAATCCACGCGATATGTTGGCTCTGAAACTCTCATTATCCTCCCTGCCTGCGATTCAGGCTGACCTTTCCTCGCTGCAAGCCCCGCTCCTCGCCGACCTTGCGGCATCCTGGGACAACGCGCAAGACCTGTATGAGCTGATTGAACGAGCGATTCTGCCCGACGCCCCGATTTCAATTCGCGATGGGGGTATCGTGAAGGACGGGTACCATCCAGAGGTGGACGAACTTCGTAAAGCCAGTCGCGAAGGGAAGGGCTGGATTGCCGGACTTGAGGCCAAGGAACGCGCCCGGACCGGCGCCGAGTCCCTTAAAATTCGGTATAACCAGGTCTTCGGATACTACATCGAACTCACGAAAGCTAATCTTGCCAAAGTTCCGCCTGACTATATTCGAAAGCAGACACTGGTTAATGCCGAGCGATTCATGACGGCCGAGTTAAAGGAATTGGAGGAACGTGTCACCGGGGCCGATGTCAAACTCATGGCGCTTGAGCAATCGCTCTTTGAACAGCTCAGAACAGGCCTCGCCGCCGAAACAGCACGCCTGCAGGACATCAGCCGCAGGCTGGCCGTCTTGGATGTCCTGACCGCCCTCGCGGAAACCGCTGGATTAAACCGGTATGTGCGGCCGACCATCGATACGGGCGACGGCCTCCACATCAAGCAGGGCCGCCACCCTGTGGTCGAACGCCTTGATCTCTCAGGGGGATTTATCCCCAATGACACGCACCTGGATTTGCAGACCAGCCGCCTGCACATTCTGACAGGTCCCAATATGGCGGGAAAAAGCACCTATCTCCGGCAGGTGGCACTCATTGCCTTAATGGCGCAAATGGGAAGCTTCGTACCGGCCGCCGAGGCCAGGATCGGATTGGTTGATCGTATCTTTACGCGGGTCGGGGCATCCGACAATCTCGCCGGCGGCCAAAGCACCTTTATGGTGGAGATGACCGAATCCGCTCATATCCTCAACTGTGCGACAGTGCGCAGCCTCATTCTGCTGGATGAAATCGGTCGTGGAACCAGCACCTACGACGGCTTGAGCATTGCCTGGGCCATTGCAGAATTCATCCAGGACCCTCAGCGGCTCGGAGCACGCACGCTCTTCGCGACCCACTATCATGAAATGACCCAGCTGGAGAGGCTGCGAACCGGGATTACCAATTATTCCGTGGCGGTCAAGGAGCGTGCGGGAAAAGTTCTATTTTTACGCAAGATCGTCCAGGGAGGAGCTGATCGAAGTTATGGAATTCATGTCGCACAACTAGCGGGGCTGCCGGAAACGGTCATACAGCGAGCCAGGGCTGTCCTTGCCCAGCTGGAATCGACGACGTCCCCGCACCCCATTCATGAAACTCAGCAAGCCCTTCAGTTTGATTCCACGCTGCCGGCACCCCATCCCATGCTGGAGGAAGTCCGACAAATGGACCTCTTCTCCATGACACCCCTTGATGCGCTCAATCGGCTGGCCGCCTGGCAACAACGGCTCCTGAGCGAGTAA
- a CDS encoding homoserine dehydrogenase, which yields MNTEIGVGLIGFGTVGTGVARVLIENADLIRRRVGVPIKLVRIADLDITRDRGIAIPPGLLTTDIQQVLTDPRVDIVIELMGGYDLAKRVILDAVQRGKHVVTANKALLAVHGEEIFAAASRQGIDLGFEASVGGGIPVIRALTEGLAANNIQSIYGIINGTSNYILSRMTSEGQRFEVVLEEAKRAGYAEADPTFDVAGIDSAHKLTIMVSLAYGTPVNFKEIYTEGITGLTPLDIAYAKEFGFTIKLLAIAKYSDGEIEARVHPTMVPSASQIAKVDGVYNAIQLVGDAVEDVVLYGRGAGSMPTGSAVVSDVMSIARDMLKHATGRVPPASYQPDQRRPLRMRPMEEITSLYYIRFMVLDRPGVLSQIAGVLGRYGISISSVLQQGRKEGQTVPVVIMTHMAKERDVQNALREINPMPYISKPTTLIRVEGQDE from the coding sequence ATGAACACTGAAATCGGGGTCGGGTTAATCGGATTCGGAACGGTCGGCACTGGGGTGGCACGGGTGCTGATAGAGAATGCCGACCTGATTCGTCGCCGGGTGGGTGTGCCGATCAAGCTGGTGCGCATTGCGGACTTGGATATCACGCGTGATCGGGGCATCGCGATTCCGCCAGGCCTGTTGACGACGGACATTCAGCAGGTGTTAACGGACCCGCGCGTGGATATCGTCATCGAACTGATGGGCGGGTACGACCTTGCGAAACGAGTCATTCTGGATGCGGTGCAACGAGGCAAACACGTCGTGACGGCCAATAAGGCTCTCCTGGCTGTGCATGGTGAGGAGATTTTCGCCGCGGCTTCCCGTCAAGGGATCGACCTGGGATTCGAAGCGAGTGTGGGGGGCGGCATCCCGGTGATCCGCGCATTGACCGAAGGTTTGGCGGCGAACAATATCCAATCGATCTACGGCATTATCAACGGTACCTCGAATTATATTCTGAGCCGGATGACCAGCGAAGGGCAGCGGTTCGAGGTCGTGTTGGAGGAAGCTAAGCGAGCCGGCTATGCCGAGGCTGACCCCACATTCGATGTGGCGGGTATTGATTCGGCCCATAAGCTCACCATCATGGTCAGTCTGGCCTACGGCACGCCGGTCAACTTCAAGGAAATTTATACCGAAGGCATCACCGGGCTTACACCGCTGGATATTGCCTACGCCAAGGAGTTCGGGTTTACCATCAAGCTGCTGGCAATTGCGAAATATTCCGACGGAGAAATTGAAGCACGCGTGCATCCCACCATGGTGCCGTCTGCCTCGCAAATCGCGAAAGTGGATGGTGTCTACAATGCCATTCAGTTGGTCGGTGATGCCGTAGAGGACGTGGTGCTGTATGGCCGCGGCGCCGGGTCCATGCCGACGGGCAGCGCGGTCGTGAGCGATGTGATGTCCATTGCACGCGACATGCTCAAGCATGCGACCGGACGTGTGCCGCCGGCGTCTTATCAGCCGGATCAACGCCGGCCATTACGGATGCGGCCGATGGAGGAAATCACCTCCCTGTATTACATCCGTTTTATGGTCCTGGACCGGCCTGGCGTGTTATCCCAGATTGCTGGGGTGTTGGGGCGTTACGGCATCAGCATTTCTTCCGTCTTGCAGCAGGGACGCAAGGAAGGGCAGACTGTGCCGGTGGTCATCATGACGCACATGGCTAAGGAGCGAGATGTTCAGAACGCGCTCCGTGAAATCAATCCGATGCCCTACATCTCCAAGCCGACAACCCTGATCAGGGTTGAGGGGCAGGACGAATGA
- a CDS encoding NAD(P)H-hydrate dehydratase → MIPIVTAEHMRALDHRTITEAQVPSLVLMERAGTGVVLHLETRYGPVAGKRIVILCGKGNNGGDGFVIARLLRRKKAQVHVLLLAPTTELSRDAKAMYQRFQRTAGPSSTTRPTDANALRQRLAASDIVIDAILGTGLSAPVTGLHREAIDAINAAGRLTVAVDLPSGLHADTGAILGAAVRANLTVTFGLPKAGLYCGAGIDCAGVVHLVDIGIPASFVEAIGSRLLLLTDASAHAVLPSRRPSSHKGTYGHLGIIAGSVGKTGAAAMAAMAALRIGTGLVTAAVPSSVNDILEAKLLEAMTLPMPETKARTFARSGLDRLLAFGGSRDAVAIGPGLTTHPETVDLVQEFVKRIDKPCVLDADALNALAGKASLLTECHHPPIITPHPGEMARLEAEATTLSVNEDRLGTATRFARERGVFVILKGARTVIARPDGVAAICPTGNPGMATAGTGDVLTGMVGGLLAQGVSPWDAACAATYFHGLAGDLAAQQLGQAGMIARDLIRHIPHAIAPTTHL, encoded by the coding sequence ATGATACCGATCGTGACCGCCGAGCACATGCGCGCGCTTGACCACCGAACGATCACAGAAGCTCAGGTGCCCTCCCTGGTACTGATGGAGCGAGCTGGAACAGGCGTCGTGCTTCACCTGGAAACGCGGTACGGACCGGTTGCGGGAAAAAGAATCGTCATCCTCTGCGGCAAGGGCAACAACGGCGGAGACGGCTTTGTCATTGCTCGATTGCTCCGGCGAAAAAAAGCCCAGGTCCACGTTTTGTTATTGGCGCCGACCACCGAACTCAGTCGCGACGCAAAGGCGATGTATCAGCGCTTTCAACGAACCGCAGGTCCATCATCCACCACTCGTCCTACTGATGCGAATGCGCTTCGACAACGGCTGGCGGCAAGCGACATCGTCATCGACGCCATTCTAGGCACCGGACTTTCCGCGCCCGTGACCGGCTTGCACCGCGAGGCGATAGACGCCATCAATGCGGCCGGACGCCTCACCGTCGCCGTAGATCTTCCATCTGGCCTTCATGCCGATACCGGGGCCATCCTGGGCGCCGCGGTGCGCGCGAACCTCACCGTCACCTTTGGCTTGCCGAAAGCAGGACTGTATTGCGGAGCCGGCATCGATTGCGCGGGTGTGGTTCATCTCGTCGATATTGGAATTCCGGCTTCGTTTGTCGAGGCCATCGGCAGCCGGCTGCTGCTCCTGACCGACGCCTCGGCGCACGCAGTGCTTCCTTCGCGGCGGCCGTCCTCGCACAAGGGAACCTATGGGCATCTCGGCATCATCGCCGGATCGGTCGGCAAGACCGGGGCGGCGGCGATGGCGGCGATGGCGGCCCTTCGAATCGGAACCGGTCTCGTGACGGCCGCCGTTCCTTCAAGCGTGAACGACATCCTGGAGGCCAAACTCCTCGAAGCCATGACTCTGCCGATGCCGGAAACCAAGGCACGTACGTTTGCCCGTTCTGGCCTGGATCGGCTGCTCGCATTCGGAGGATCCCGGGATGCCGTTGCGATCGGTCCTGGCCTGACAACGCATCCGGAGACCGTCGATTTGGTGCAAGAATTCGTGAAGCGCATCGACAAGCCGTGCGTACTCGATGCCGATGCACTCAATGCGTTGGCGGGAAAAGCCTCCTTGCTGACGGAATGCCATCATCCGCCGATTATCACACCTCATCCCGGAGAAATGGCCAGGCTCGAGGCAGAAGCCACCACTCTGTCCGTGAATGAAGATCGCCTCGGCACAGCAACGCGTTTCGCACGTGAACGCGGCGTGTTCGTCATTCTCAAAGGCGCCCGGACAGTCATCGCCAGACCGGACGGAGTCGCCGCGATCTGTCCGACCGGCAATCCTGGAATGGCCACCGCCGGGACCGGAGATGTCTTGACCGGTATGGTCGGCGGGTTGCTTGCCCAAGGCGTGAGCCCATGGGACGCCGCCTGTGCAGCCACGTACTTTCATGGCCTCGCCGGAGATCTCGCCGCGCAGCAACTCGGCCAGGCCGGCATGATTGCCCGCGATCTGATTCGCCATATCCCCCATGCCATCGCGCCAACCACCCACCTCTAA
- the tsaE gene encoding tRNA (adenosine(37)-N6)-threonylcarbamoyltransferase complex ATPase subunit type 1 TsaE, whose translation MPSRQPPTSKPSTASSSRQKRAQSPAVTKPWKTLLRSRQQTHRLGRCLGLLLEGGEVLALFGEMGTGKTSLVRGIADGLGAEPMAVSSPTFTLIHEYRGRLPLIHTDLYRLTAAQLENTGLGDYVDGRAVLAIEWAERWGAGLPNDRLEIHLTHHPPSARQAVLTARGPSALRLLLALRSRMSVRRPTRVVSQTRVQ comes from the coding sequence ATGCCATCGCGCCAACCACCCACCTCTAAGCCGTCAACCGCCTCCTCTTCCCGGCAGAAGCGCGCACAGTCTCCCGCTGTCACTAAACCCTGGAAAACACTCCTTCGCTCCCGGCAGCAAACTCATCGGCTAGGCCGATGTCTGGGCCTCCTCCTCGAGGGAGGCGAAGTTCTGGCCCTGTTCGGAGAAATGGGTACTGGAAAAACGTCACTGGTTCGAGGAATCGCCGATGGACTCGGCGCCGAACCCATGGCTGTGAGTAGTCCGACCTTTACCTTAATCCACGAATACCGTGGCCGCCTTCCTCTGATCCATACTGATTTATACCGCCTCACTGCCGCCCAACTCGAGAATACGGGCCTGGGTGACTACGTAGACGGCCGCGCTGTCCTCGCTATTGAATGGGCCGAACGCTGGGGCGCAGGGCTTCCGAATGATCGGCTCGAGATTCATCTTACCCATCACCCCCCGTCCGCGCGACAGGCGGTGCTCACAGCCAGAGGCCCATCTGCGTTACGCCTGCTCCTCGCCCTTCGCTCTCGCATGTCCGTGCGTCGTCCCACTAGAGTGGTTTCGCAAACCCGTGTACAATGA
- a CDS encoding phosphoglycerate mutase, which yields MKYLILHADGMADLACAELGGSTPLQAAKTPFLDQVAQRGEVGLLSLPSDAGTTGSDVTAVAVLGYDPKKYYPGPGPLEAAGLGVTVGEQDVVFRCTMVTVRSESASGGKDRAADIKKLGPHVVMEDATAGLIETEQARELVEAVNEQLGSESIQFYPGSGHRHLMVWVGGKSRATCVDPQQLVGQSIAEALPAGDGADVLRKIMDASFFILRDHPVNEEREQEGLKPANCLWLWGQGRAPLWPPVPERYQIAGVVVSASDVHRGLGLCAGLDAADLPADSGDESETFAGCVNAVVQELAKKDLVYLHAGLSDDVLHAANVQDKVQAIERFDAQVVGPILAALAKYPAHRLLVVCDPGLAKGHGSEAPPILYALCDGAAQPSVGSATRFHEQDKAIAGSAPRDATKLMLRLFHRGA from the coding sequence ATGAAATATTTGATCCTGCATGCCGACGGGATGGCAGACCTCGCCTGTGCGGAACTCGGTGGGAGTACGCCTCTCCAGGCCGCCAAGACTCCCTTTCTTGACCAAGTCGCCCAACGCGGAGAAGTGGGACTCTTGAGTCTCCCTTCCGACGCAGGCACGACCGGCAGTGATGTCACCGCGGTTGCTGTCCTGGGCTATGACCCCAAGAAGTATTATCCAGGCCCCGGTCCGCTGGAGGCCGCAGGTCTCGGTGTGACGGTGGGTGAGCAGGACGTCGTGTTCCGTTGCACCATGGTCACGGTGCGAAGCGAGTCTGCCTCCGGCGGGAAAGACCGCGCGGCCGACATCAAGAAGCTGGGACCGCATGTGGTCATGGAAGATGCGACCGCCGGGCTGATCGAGACGGAGCAGGCCCGTGAGTTGGTCGAAGCCGTCAACGAACAGTTGGGATCGGAGAGCATTCAATTTTACCCGGGGTCCGGGCATCGGCATTTGATGGTGTGGGTTGGAGGGAAATCGCGCGCGACCTGCGTAGACCCTCAGCAGCTCGTTGGACAATCCATCGCTGAGGCCTTGCCAGCGGGCGATGGCGCCGATGTGCTCCGAAAAATCATGGACGCCTCCTTTTTTATTCTACGCGATCATCCGGTCAATGAGGAGCGCGAGCAAGAAGGGCTCAAGCCGGCCAATTGTCTGTGGTTGTGGGGGCAGGGGCGCGCTCCGTTGTGGCCGCCTGTACCTGAGCGCTATCAGATCGCCGGTGTCGTGGTCTCAGCCAGTGATGTGCATCGCGGACTTGGTCTCTGCGCCGGCTTGGACGCGGCCGACTTGCCGGCCGATAGTGGCGATGAATCAGAAACCTTCGCCGGCTGTGTGAACGCGGTCGTTCAAGAGTTGGCCAAGAAAGACCTTGTTTATCTCCATGCCGGTCTATCGGATGACGTGCTCCATGCGGCCAATGTTCAGGACAAGGTGCAGGCCATTGAGCGTTTCGATGCTCAGGTGGTCGGGCCGATTCTTGCGGCCCTGGCAAAGTATCCGGCTCACCGGCTGCTCGTCGTGTGTGATCCAGGTCTGGCGAAGGGGCACGGTTCAGAGGCTCCGCCGATCTTGTATGCCCTATGCGACGGTGCCGCCCAGCCATCGGTCGGCTCGGCAACCCGCTTTCATGAACAGGATAAGGCCATCGCCGGATCCGCGCCTCGCGATGCCACCAAACTCATGCTGCGGCTATTCCATCGTGGAGCGTAA
- a CDS encoding pyridoxine 5'-phosphate synthase, with amino-acid sequence MARLGVNIDHVATLRQARGGTDPDPLTAAILVELAGADGLVVHLREDRRHIQDRDLTMLREIVRTKLDLEMAADDAMAKIALSVKPDLVTLVPERRQELTTEGGLDVANHRERIQKIVELLRDGGIPTSLFIEPSLEHVKAAHKIGAAYVELHTGRYANATRSKEEDEEFEAITQAAKLAYKLGLGVNAGHGLTYKNVKRLAKLPEIVEFNIGHSIIARSVMVGLVQAVREMKELVA; translated from the coding sequence ATGGCTCGACTAGGCGTCAATATCGATCATGTGGCAACACTCCGGCAGGCGCGCGGAGGAACCGACCCCGATCCTCTGACCGCCGCAATCCTGGTCGAGCTGGCCGGCGCAGACGGCTTAGTGGTGCATCTGCGAGAGGATCGCCGTCATATTCAAGACCGCGACCTCACGATGCTGCGGGAAATCGTTCGAACCAAGTTAGATTTAGAAATGGCTGCTGACGACGCCATGGCCAAAATCGCCCTCAGCGTGAAACCCGACCTGGTCACGTTGGTTCCCGAACGTCGTCAAGAGTTGACCACGGAAGGCGGATTGGATGTTGCCAACCACCGCGAGCGAATCCAAAAGATCGTCGAGTTGCTGAGGGATGGCGGAATTCCGACAAGTCTGTTCATTGAACCCAGCTTAGAACACGTCAAGGCCGCGCATAAAATCGGCGCGGCCTATGTCGAGTTGCACACCGGCCGATACGCCAACGCCACACGTTCCAAGGAAGAGGATGAAGAGTTTGAAGCGATTACCCAGGCGGCAAAACTGGCGTACAAACTCGGCCTCGGAGTGAACGCCGGTCATGGCCTGACCTATAAAAACGTCAAACGATTGGCCAAACTGCCGGAGATCGTCGAGTTCAACATCGGCCACAGCATTATCGCCCGATCCGTCATGGTCGGGCTCGTTCAAGCTGTTCGCGAAATGAAGGAATTGGTGGCCTAG
- a CDS encoding threonine synthase: protein MTRWRGIIEEYRKFLPVTAQTPVITLGEGNTPLIRATRLAKKIAPGVDLYLKYEGMNPTGSFKDRGMTMAISKAVEKGARAVMCASTGNTSASAAAYGARAGIAVYVLIPAGKIALGKLSQAMMHQATVIQVEGNFDQALTIVKELSAIYPVELVNSLNPFRIEGQKTAAMEICDDLGDAPTVHVLPVGNAGNITAYWNGYREYRAANQTTRLPRMMGFQAAGAAPIVLGHVVEEPQTVATAIRIGNPASWQSALTAVGESSGAIDMVTDEEILHAYALVAREEGVFCEPASATSVAGVIKLSQAGQLKEGATVVCTLTGHGLKDADTAIGISRQPQTVKATRDDVARLLHV from the coding sequence ATGACTCGCTGGCGCGGCATTATCGAAGAATACCGGAAGTTTCTGCCGGTGACGGCTCAGACGCCGGTCATCACGCTGGGGGAGGGTAATACGCCCCTCATTCGTGCGACACGGCTGGCAAAAAAAATCGCCCCCGGGGTGGATCTCTACCTCAAGTATGAGGGGATGAATCCGACGGGATCGTTCAAAGATCGCGGCATGACGATGGCCATTTCCAAGGCTGTCGAAAAAGGCGCGCGAGCGGTCATGTGCGCCTCCACCGGCAATACGTCCGCCTCGGCAGCGGCCTACGGAGCCCGGGCTGGCATTGCCGTGTATGTGCTGATTCCGGCTGGAAAAATCGCTCTCGGCAAGTTATCGCAGGCCATGATGCATCAAGCCACGGTCATTCAGGTGGAAGGAAATTTTGATCAGGCCTTGACCATCGTCAAGGAGTTGTCGGCGATCTATCCGGTGGAGCTCGTGAACTCGCTCAACCCGTTCCGCATTGAAGGTCAAAAAACGGCCGCGATGGAGATTTGCGACGATCTGGGTGATGCGCCGACCGTCCATGTACTTCCTGTGGGGAATGCGGGTAATATCACCGCCTATTGGAATGGGTATCGCGAGTATCGTGCGGCCAATCAAACGACGCGCTTGCCTCGGATGATGGGTTTTCAAGCCGCCGGGGCCGCGCCGATTGTCTTAGGGCATGTCGTGGAAGAGCCGCAGACCGTGGCGACGGCGATACGGATCGGCAATCCGGCCAGCTGGCAGTCGGCCCTCACGGCGGTCGGAGAATCGTCTGGCGCAATCGATATGGTGACGGATGAAGAAATTCTTCATGCCTACGCCTTGGTCGCGAGGGAAGAAGGGGTCTTTTGCGAACCAGCATCTGCTACTTCGGTGGCCGGTGTGATTAAGTTGAGCCAAGCCGGGCAATTAAAGGAAGGTGCCACGGTCGTGTGTACATTGACCGGGCACGGTTTGAAGGATGCCGATACGGCGATCGGCATTTCACGTCAGCCTCAAACGGTGAAAGCCACCCGCGATGATGTGGCCCGCCTCCTTCATGTCTGA
- a CDS encoding alanine transaminase, whose protein sequence is MSISDGFYRIKRLPPYVFAQVQSLKLEARQRGEDIIDFGMGNPDQPTPPHIVDKLIEASRKAKNHRYSASRGITKLRHAITGWYKRNYDVDLDPETEAIVTIGSKEGLAHLALATIGPGDVVLTPTPTYPIHMYSFIIAGGEVRGIELRQDSDFFDDLLRVYRQTLPRPRILVINFPHNPTTAVVDLEFFKKIVAFAKEHDVIVIHDLAYADIAFDGYKAPSFLQVPEAKDVGVEFYTLSKAYNMPGWRVGFCVGNREVVGALAKLKSYLDYGIFQPIQIASTVALNGPQDCVKEVVQRYQNRRNVLVNGLNRIGWSVALPRATMFVWARIPDPFRHMGSLEFSKLLLREAKVAVSPGLGFGEGGDEFVRFALVENEHRTRQALRGIRKVLNLDDQEP, encoded by the coding sequence ATGTCGATCAGCGACGGTTTTTACCGCATCAAACGACTTCCTCCATACGTATTTGCCCAGGTGCAATCCCTGAAACTTGAGGCGCGTCAACGGGGTGAGGACATCATCGACTTCGGGATGGGCAATCCGGACCAGCCCACGCCGCCCCATATCGTCGACAAACTAATCGAGGCATCCAGGAAAGCCAAGAATCACCGCTATTCAGCCTCGCGCGGCATCACCAAACTGCGCCACGCGATTACCGGTTGGTACAAGCGCAACTATGACGTGGACTTGGATCCCGAGACCGAAGCGATCGTCACGATCGGTTCGAAGGAAGGTCTCGCACACCTGGCATTGGCCACGATCGGGCCTGGTGATGTCGTGCTCACGCCGACTCCGACTTATCCCATCCACATGTACAGTTTCATTATTGCGGGCGGTGAGGTGCGCGGGATTGAGCTGCGTCAGGACAGCGATTTCTTCGACGATCTGCTGCGGGTCTATCGTCAGACCTTGCCGCGTCCCCGTATTCTGGTCATCAATTTCCCGCACAACCCCACGACCGCCGTGGTCGATCTCGAGTTCTTTAAGAAAATTGTCGCATTTGCCAAAGAGCACGATGTGATTGTGATTCACGATCTGGCCTACGCCGATATCGCATTCGACGGCTATAAGGCGCCGAGTTTTCTGCAGGTGCCGGAGGCGAAGGATGTGGGCGTCGAGTTTTACACGCTGTCCAAGGCCTATAATATGCCCGGCTGGCGAGTCGGATTTTGTGTCGGGAACCGTGAAGTGGTTGGGGCGCTTGCCAAGCTCAAAAGTTATCTCGACTATGGCATTTTTCAGCCGATTCAAATCGCTAGCACCGTCGCGTTGAATGGCCCGCAGGATTGCGTGAAAGAGGTTGTGCAGCGGTATCAAAACCGCCGGAACGTCCTGGTGAATGGTCTGAATCGTATCGGTTGGTCCGTGGCATTGCCCCGGGCGACGATGTTCGTGTGGGCCCGTATTCCGGATCCGTTCCGGCACATGGGGTCGCTGGAGTTTTCGAAGTTGCTGCTCCGTGAAGCGAAGGTTGCGGTATCGCCCGGCCTTGGATTCGGAGAAGGCGGCGATGAATTCGTGCGGTTTGCGTTGGTGGAAAATGAGCACCGTACGCGGCAGGCTCTACGCGGGATCCGGAAAGTCTTGAATCTGGATGATCAGGAACCATGA